A part of Babylonia areolata isolate BAREFJ2019XMU chromosome 6, ASM4173473v1, whole genome shotgun sequence genomic DNA contains:
- the LOC143283465 gene encoding popeye domain-containing protein 1-like: protein MNNSSLAVSALTSSSAANVSGDGSLWGLLGGVPPPRFPLLPPHSLNHSSNNMGWANGTYNTVKEEEHGPGEGVGVGVGGRCGEWQDSQHTLFQLANLCAALAFLTPPTFRFHLLFLRAMLLLSFLLSLLWAGLFVCMADVLCWSLALLLLSGGHLAWVLYRHLASSLHHPQAGLYSKVFRPVKVTEAEFRDLCEQGALHHVSKGALYAIEGATPCAYLSILVKGRLKVTFKRLLLHHVETNQFVDATEYDFLSSHQDHSDTYQVSISAVEDSVLLRWDYPTLQGYLSTRPFISTVLHYLTGKDVCSQLYALQEQLMQTPEFMADLPSRHSSMVNVRSCLAARDSSVSLCRLSDVADSCAPHETVHTSATSRHPPSHTEAETRL from the exons ATGAACAACTCCTCCCTAGCAGTCTCAGCGCTGACCAGCTCTTCCGCAGCCAACGTCTCGGGCGACGGCTCGCTGTGGGGGCTGCTAGGGGGGGTGCCGCCCCCACGCTTCCCCCTTCTGCCACCACACTCCCtcaaccacagcagcaacaacatgggCTGGGCCAACGGCACCTACAAcacggtgaaggaggaggagcatggGCCCGgggagggtgttggtgttggtgtcgggGGGAGGTGCGGCGAGTGGCAGGACAGCCAGCACACGCTGTTCCAGCTGGCGAACCTGTGCGCGGCCCTGGCCTTCCTGACCCCGCCCACCTTCCGCTTCCACCTGCTCTTCCTGCGCGCCATGCTGCTGCTGTCCTTCCTGCTGTCGCTGCTGTGGGCGGGGCTCTTCGTCTGCATGGCCGACGTGCTGTGCTGGAGCCTGGCCCTGCTGCTGCTCTCGGGGGGCCACCTCGCCTGGGTCCTCTACCGGCACCTCGCCTCCTCCCTGCACCACCCGCAGGCCGGCCTCTACTCCAAG GTATTCAGGCCGGTGAAGGTGACGGAGGCGGAGTTCAGGGACCTGTGTGAACAAGGGGCGCTGCATCACGTCAGCAAGGGGGCGCTGTACGCCATTGAAGGGGCGACACCTTGTGCCTACCTCTCCATCCTCGTCAAAGggag attaaAGGTAACATTCAAACGGCTGCTTCTGCACCACGTGGAGACTAACCAGTTTGTGGACGCTACCGAGTACGACTTCCTGTCGTCTCACCAAGACCACAGTGACACGTACCAG GTGTCTATATCGGCGGTGGAGGACAGCGTGCTGCTGAGGTGGGACTACCCGACCCTGCAGGGGTACCTCTCCACCCGCCCCTTTATCAGCACCGTGCTACACTACCTCACAG GTAAGGACGTGTGCAGTCAGCTGTACGCCCTACAAGAACAGCTGATGCAGACCCCGGAGTTCATGGCGGACCTCCCTTCCCGCCACTCCTCCATGGTCAACGTCAGGTCCTGCCTGGCCGCCCGGGACTCCTCCGTGTCGCTCTGCCGCCTGTCTGACGTGGCAG attcCTGTGCTCCACATGAAACAGTTCATACCTCCGccacctcccgccaccccccatcccacaccgaGGCTGAGACCCGCCTGTAG